Proteins encoded by one window of Pseudomonas tructae:
- a CDS encoding cold-shock protein, with protein sequence MSNRQTGTVKWFNDEKGFGFITPQSGDDLFVHFKAIKADGFKSLKEGQAVSFIATRGQKGMQAEEVEVI encoded by the coding sequence ATGTCCAATCGCCAAACCGGTACCGTTAAGTGGTTCAACGATGAAAAAGGCTTCGGCTTCATCACCCCACAATCCGGTGACGACCTGTTCGTACACTTCAAAGCCATCAAGGCTGACGGCTTCAAGAGCCTGAAAGAAGGCCAAGCGGTCTCTTTCATCGCTACCCGCGGTCAGAAAGGCATGCAGGCTGAAGAAGTAGAAGTTATCTAA
- the dcd gene encoding dCTP deaminase, with translation MSIKSDKWIRRMAQEHGMIEPFVERQVRGESDNRLISFGVSSYGYDVRCADEFKVFTNINSATVDPKNFDAGSFVDVKSDVCIIPPNSFALARTVEYFRIPRNVLTICLGKSTYARCGIIVNVTPLEPEWEGHVTLEFSNTTTLPAKIYANEGVAQMLFLESDEECEVSYKDRGGKYQGQRGVTLPRT, from the coding sequence ATGAGCATCAAATCGGACAAGTGGATTCGCCGCATGGCGCAGGAACACGGCATGATCGAGCCGTTCGTCGAGCGCCAGGTGCGCGGCGAGAGCGACAACCGGCTGATCTCCTTCGGCGTCTCCAGCTACGGCTACGACGTGCGCTGCGCCGACGAATTCAAGGTGTTCACCAACATCAATTCGGCGACCGTCGATCCCAAAAACTTCGATGCCGGCAGTTTTGTCGACGTCAAGAGCGACGTCTGCATCATCCCGCCAAACTCCTTCGCTCTGGCCCGCACTGTCGAGTACTTCCGTATTCCGCGCAATGTGCTGACCATCTGCCTGGGCAAGAGCACCTATGCCCGTTGCGGTATCATCGTCAACGTCACCCCGCTTGAACCCGAGTGGGAAGGCCACGTGACCCTGGAGTTCTCCAACACCACCACGCTGCCGGCGAAGATCTACGCCAACGAAGGCGTGGCGCAAATGCTGTTCCTCGAGTCCGATGAAGAGTGTGAAGTGTCCTATAAGGACCGTGGCGGTAAATACCAGGGCCAGCGCGGCGTCACCCTGCCACGCACCTGA